From the genome of Lysinibacter sp. HNR:
CTTTACTCGGGCCCGGGATCGCATCGGCTCAACCCTGTTGATCCGTGGCCTATAGTTATGATCCTCTGGGCTCCACGCCTACATCGGTTCGACATCCTCAAGAAGTTCCGTGACCAAAGCGGCAATCTTACTGCGCTCCGATCGGGTAAGAGTGATGTGGCCAAAGAGCCGGTGTCCTTTGAGCGTCTCAATAACGGATGCAACACCGTCGTGCCGCCCCACCCGAAGATTATCTCGCTGCGCGATATCGTGGGTGAGAACCACTCTTGAGTGTTGCCCAATACGGCTCAGGACCGTGAGTAAAACGTTTCTTTCCAGAGACTGCGCCTCATCCACAATCACAAAAGCATCGTGCAGGGAACGCCCTCGAATATGAGTCAGAGGCAAAACCTCAATGAGCCCCCTGGCCTCGATCTCATCAAGCACATTCTGCGAAATAACGGATCCAAGCACATCGTAAACCGCCTGGCCCCAGGGGTTCATCTTCTCACCCTGGTCCCCCGGCAGGTAGCCGAGTTCCTGTCCTCCTACCGCATAGAGGGGGCGAAACACCATAATCTTCTTGTGTTGCTTCCTCTCCAACACGGCCTCAAGACCCGCGGCCAACGCAAGAGCAGACTTACCCGTACCGGCTCGACCTCCCAGGGAGACAATGCCAACCTCGGAATCAAGCAGCAGATCTATCGCTAGCCTCTGCTCCGCCGAGCGCCCATTCACACCAAAAACGTCACGATCCCCCCGAACCAGTCGGAACTCCCCGGGTTCGTCCACCCGCCCAAGAGCGGAACCGCGATCTGAGTGCACAATGAGACCCGTGTTCAACGGCACATCAAGAACCTGGGCCGTAGCGAGCCGTTCACGGTCATAAAGCTCACTCATCTGTTCGCCGGAAAGATGAATCTCCACCAAGCCCGTATAACTCGTATCAACAGCCTGTTCGGCACGGTATTCTTCGGCCGCCAACCCGATCGAAGCGGCCTTGACCCGCATCGGCAAATCTTTGGAAACAACCGTCACAGCAAGCCCCTCACTCGCCAGGTTCTGCGCTACGGCAAGAATCCGAGAGTCGTTGTCCCCCAGTTGTATCCCGCTCGGCAGGGTAGAGGTGTTGGAGTGGTTGAGCTCCACCCGGAGGGACCCTCCTTCACCTACGGGGATGGGAAAGTCTAAGCGCTCGTGACGGGTTCTGAGATCGTCCAGGGTTCGTAGCGCCGATCGCGCAAAATATCCTAGCTCGGGGTCGTGACGTTTACGCTCTAGCTCACTAATAACCACGATGGGCAGCACAACCGCGTGTTCAGCAAAACGGAAGATGGCCCGGGGGTCGGAGAGCAGCACCGAGGTGTCCAGCACATAGGTTCGCTCTGCCTGTTTCAGAGGTGTATTGAGATTTTTGGTCTCGTTGAGCGCGTTGCTCGGTGCCTGATCTGAGTATTGATTGTTCACAACCACTCCTGTCGCGAGCGACTTACCGCTCGACTAGTCAAGCGATTCAACCACGCTGGCTCTCGTGTGCGATAAGCCGTAAGTGGCCGCCTCGATCGAACTTTGATGTCCGATACAACACAACATATGGTGCAGC
Proteins encoded in this window:
- a CDS encoding PhoH family protein, encoding MKQAERTYVLDTSVLLSDPRAIFRFAEHAVVLPIVVISELERKRHDPELGYFARSALRTLDDLRTRHERLDFPIPVGEGGSLRVELNHSNTSTLPSGIQLGDNDSRILAVAQNLASEGLAVTVVSKDLPMRVKAASIGLAAEEYRAEQAVDTSYTGLVEIHLSGEQMSELYDRERLATAQVLDVPLNTGLIVHSDRGSALGRVDEPGEFRLVRGDRDVFGVNGRSAEQRLAIDLLLDSEVGIVSLGGRAGTGKSALALAAGLEAVLERKQHKKIMVFRPLYAVGGQELGYLPGDQGEKMNPWGQAVYDVLGSVISQNVLDEIEARGLIEVLPLTHIRGRSLHDAFVIVDEAQSLERNVLLTVLSRIGQHSRVVLTHDIAQRDNLRVGRHDGVASVIETLKGHRLFGHITLTRSERSKIAALVTELLEDVEPM